A stretch of the Corylus avellana chromosome ca6, CavTom2PMs-1.0 genome encodes the following:
- the LOC132185720 gene encoding uncharacterized protein ycf36, which translates to MATALHPSPKPLQLSLFFPSTTNFLSPILPSLHHSHRHRHHSLKSSIPKIPFSSSFRNGSNTPPGTECPVPQDQQPINEYQTLSTSFPFSWAAGDIVEYGSRLFVTGASFAILIGLPVAWFGAVGPDQEPFKRIICSVSSGVLVVTLAVVRMYLGWAYVGNRLLSATVEYEETGWYDGQIWVKTAEVLARDRLLGSFSVKPVLSRLKFTLVILAASLFVCVLLLINIDGGQKLSNITSEIGVIPGVYNDESARAFEPDAFCGEPGLP; encoded by the exons ATGGCCACAGCCCTTCACCCATCACCAAAACCACTCCAACTAAGCCTCTTCTTTCCCTCCACAACCAACTTCCTTTCACCGATCCTTCCAAGTCTCCACCACagccaccgccaccgccaccacAGCCTCAAAAGCTCAATTCCAAAAATACCCTTCTCATCATCCTTCAGAAATGGAAGCAACACCCCACCAGGAACAGAGTGCCCTGTTCCACAAGACCAGCAGCCCATAAACGAGTACCAAACCCTCTCGACCTCCTTCCCGTTCTCGTGGGCCGCCGGTGACATTGTCGAATACGGTTCCAGATTGTTCGTCACCGGCGCTTCTTTTGCAATCTTAATCGGCCTCCCCGTGGCCTGGTTCGGCGCCGTGGGGCCCGACCAAGAGCCTTTTAAGCGGATTATCTGCTCTGTTTCAAGTGGGGTTTTGGTGGTGACTCTTGCCGTTGTGAGGATGTACCTGGGTTGGGCTTATGTGGGGAATCGACTGCTTAGTGCCACAGTTGAAT ATGAAGAGACAGGCTGGTATGATGGCCAG ATATGGGTGAAAACTGCTGAAGTTTTGGCACGTGACAGGCTCCTTGGTTCATTTTCT GTGAAGCCTGTGCTGAGCAGATTAAAATTTACTCTTGTGATTCTTGCTGCATCATTATTTGTATGTGTTCTTCTCCTCATTAACATTGATGGAGGCCAAAAGTTGTCCAATATCACATCAGAAATTGGAGTAATACCTGGAGTTTACAATGATGAGTCTGCAAGAGCATTCGAGCCAGATGCATTCTGTGGTGAACCTGGTCTTCCCTAA